Proteins found in one Methylobacter sp. S3L5C genomic segment:
- a CDS encoding response regulator produces MTINNKPLEPGNKLDLLAIRLARELPTELRAEIQAVLQELETYKIELEMQNEDLRQAQLALQESRERYINLYEFCPEGYLTLSSEGQIEEINLTATALFGIERNQLQNRNFADLVAPHDRDRWKRLLISMLQCEALESIELQLLCNENAVFDAHLKVLSLSADGNIQAIRINFSDISKLKELALHQQKEALNKAGALQNAIFNSANFSSIATDAKGVIQIFNVGAQHMLGYSADEVMNKITPADISDPQEIIARATALSLELGTPIKPGFDALVFKAARSIEDIYELTYIRKDGSRFPAMVSVTALRDAEDSIIGYLLIGTNNTERKQLQEIILLNKENEARLLLDKEQAEYLLTIKSQFIATMSHEIRTPMSAIMGLSQLALNQALPAETQNYLKNIIAASRSLMNILNDILDFSKLDAGRLVIEPVPFPLNDLLDVLYSLFIDAAKEKLLSFNIEVASNIPCTLIGDRLRLQQILSNLLGNAIKFTAQGAVTLKITLLQIDLSQVRLLFCVSDTGIGISAEYQDKLFQPFSQVDGSITRRFGGTGLGLAISNNLLQLMDSEFLLTSTPELGSSFSFELALGVSTTSIQYRVTEPSAIVSPTLNYYQQLVGSRILVAEDNLLIQQVVRESLIPSGIIVTIANNGQEVLELLAQSEFDGILMDIHMPVMDGFETTQRLRSLPGLATLPVIALTAGVTEEEQVQCLAAGMNDFISKPIDLSQLLLTLAQWLMSESDMNALRQCAIELDELIQEQEFIPEALLNTMKTHLSPTQLELFSRLHQMIRDLRYKEARTLLHQLISPSNPQEML; encoded by the coding sequence ATGACCATCAATAATAAGCCACTGGAACCAGGCAATAAACTGGATTTGCTAGCCATAAGGTTGGCCCGGGAACTCCCGACTGAGTTACGTGCTGAAATACAGGCTGTACTCCAGGAATTGGAAACCTATAAGATTGAACTGGAAATGCAGAACGAAGATTTGCGGCAAGCCCAACTCGCTCTGCAAGAATCCAGAGAACGTTATATAAATCTATATGAATTTTGCCCTGAGGGTTATTTAACGCTGTCCTCTGAAGGTCAAATTGAAGAAATAAATCTGACCGCAACGGCGCTTTTTGGCATCGAACGTAACCAACTGCAAAACCGGAATTTTGCGGATTTGGTTGCACCTCATGACCGAGATCGCTGGAAACGTTTGCTGATAAGTATGCTTCAATGCGAAGCCCTCGAAAGTATTGAATTACAACTTTTATGCAACGAAAATGCCGTTTTTGACGCGCATCTTAAAGTACTCAGTCTGTCTGCAGATGGCAATATTCAGGCCATCCGTATTAACTTCAGCGATATTAGCAAGCTTAAGGAATTGGCCTTACATCAGCAAAAAGAGGCCTTAAATAAAGCCGGTGCCTTGCAAAACGCAATTTTTAATAGCGCCAATTTCTCAAGTATTGCCACCGATGCCAAGGGGGTTATCCAAATCTTTAACGTCGGTGCCCAGCACATGCTTGGTTATAGCGCAGACGAAGTGATGAATAAAATCACACCGGCGGATATTTCCGATCCACAGGAAATCATTGCGCGTGCCACAGCCTTAAGTCTTGAACTGGGTACGCCTATTAAACCGGGCTTTGACGCACTGGTATTTAAAGCCGCACGGAGTATTGAAGATATTTATGAGCTGACTTATATTCGTAAAGATGGCAGTCGCTTTCCTGCAATGGTGTCCGTCACGGCACTACGTGATGCAGAGGACAGTATTATCGGTTACCTACTGATCGGTACCAACAATACAGAACGTAAACAGCTCCAAGAGATTATTCTGCTTAATAAAGAAAATGAAGCCAGGCTTTTGTTAGATAAAGAGCAAGCCGAGTATTTATTAACCATAAAATCCCAATTTATCGCCACCATGTCGCATGAAATTCGCACGCCAATGAGTGCGATTATGGGACTTTCCCAATTGGCGCTCAATCAGGCTCTGCCCGCTGAAACGCAGAATTATCTGAAAAATATTATTGCAGCCTCCAGGAGCCTTATGAATATACTTAATGATATTCTGGATTTTTCAAAACTGGATGCCGGGCGTCTCGTCATTGAGCCAGTACCTTTCCCTCTTAATGATCTGCTGGATGTACTCTACAGTCTATTTATTGACGCTGCCAAAGAGAAACTACTGAGCTTTAACATAGAGGTTGCATCCAATATCCCCTGCACCTTGATTGGTGACCGGCTTAGGTTGCAACAAATATTAAGTAATCTGCTTGGTAACGCGATCAAATTTACCGCGCAGGGTGCCGTCACCCTCAAAATTACGCTTTTGCAAATTGATCTCTCACAAGTCCGCCTGTTATTTTGCGTGTCGGATACCGGTATAGGTATCTCTGCCGAGTATCAGGACAAGCTGTTCCAGCCTTTCAGTCAGGTGGACGGCTCCATTACCCGTCGTTTTGGCGGCACCGGTCTTGGGCTGGCTATCAGCAATAATCTGTTGCAGTTGATGGACAGCGAATTTTTACTAACCAGTACGCCAGAGCTAGGCAGCTCCTTCAGCTTTGAGTTGGCTTTGGGCGTATCGACTACGTCCATTCAATACCGCGTTACCGAACCTTCTGCAATAGTAAGTCCGACCTTGAATTATTATCAACAACTGGTCGGTTCCAGAATTCTGGTGGCTGAAGATAACCTGCTCATTCAACAGGTTGTACGAGAATCTCTAATTCCCTCAGGTATCATCGTCACTATTGCCAACAATGGTCAGGAAGTGCTGGAGTTATTGGCACAGAGTGAATTTGATGGCATTTTGATGGACATTCACATGCCGGTTATGGATGGCTTTGAAACAACGCAACGGTTACGTAGTCTGCCGGGTTTGGCAACACTACCGGTGATCGCGCTGACCGCTGGCGTAACCGAAGAGGAACAGGTGCAATGCCTGGCCGCAGGTATGAATGATTTTATCAGTAAACCTATTGATTTAAGTCAGCTTCTGCTGACACTGGCGCAATGGCTCATGTCTGAGAGTGATATGAATGCGCTTAGGCAGTGCGCCATTGAGCTTGACGAACTTATACAAGAACAAGAATTTATTCCCGAAGCCTTGCTAAACACCATGAAGACACATTTGTCCCCTACGCAGCTTGAGCTGTTTAGCCGTCTACACCAGATGATACGTGACCTTCGTTATAAAGAGGCACGCACCTTGCTTCATCAACTGATTTCACCATCCAATCCTCAGGAAATGTTATGA
- a CDS encoding diguanylate cyclase domain-containing protein encodes MRDIQQGPIILIVDDIPDNIKILAEALRSDYRIKVANNGHDALDLAERVQPDLILLDIMMPDMDGFETCRRLKENAKTRKIAVIFVTAMSGETDAERGLNLGAVDYIIKPFVIPVAKARIRNHLLIKQQADLLDSRALLDALTLIPNRRCFDETFAAAWQQASQDKTPLSLAIIEVDDFKHYNDRYGHGIGDSCLKKLATVLTNSQNQPGDLSARLDGNAFALILPNTDSTAARQITEGLRECIQNMGMAHAESKAGAVVTISVGVATQMAMPTYSSSQELYEAANNALHTATANGGNQVA; translated from the coding sequence ATGAGAGATATTCAACAAGGCCCCATTATACTCATTGTTGATGATATACCCGATAACATCAAGATTCTTGCGGAAGCGCTTCGTTCTGATTACCGGATTAAGGTGGCCAATAATGGCCATGATGCGCTCGATCTGGCTGAACGGGTGCAACCGGATTTGATTTTACTGGATATCATGATGCCCGATATGGATGGCTTTGAAACCTGCCGACGCCTGAAAGAAAACGCCAAAACCCGTAAAATCGCCGTCATCTTTGTCACCGCCATGAGCGGTGAAACCGATGCAGAAAGAGGTCTTAATCTGGGGGCGGTTGACTATATCATTAAGCCTTTCGTAATTCCGGTCGCCAAAGCCCGTATTCGCAACCACCTTCTCATCAAGCAACAAGCCGATTTACTCGACTCGCGGGCGTTGCTTGATGCGCTGACGCTTATTCCCAATCGCCGCTGTTTTGATGAAACTTTCGCAGCAGCATGGCAGCAAGCGAGCCAGGATAAAACGCCGCTATCACTGGCGATAATCGAAGTAGATGATTTTAAGCACTATAACGACCGGTATGGCCACGGCATCGGAGATAGCTGTTTAAAAAAGCTGGCGACTGTATTAACCAACAGTCAAAACCAACCCGGCGACCTTAGCGCACGCCTTGACGGTAATGCCTTTGCGCTTATCCTCCCTAACACCGATTCGACCGCTGCCCGGCAAATTACCGAAGGCTTGCGTGAGTGTATCCAGAACATGGGCATGGCCCATGCTGAATCAAAAGCCGGTGCAGTGGTTACGATTAGTGTCGGCGTAGCCACGCAAATGGCTATGCCAACTTATAGCTCTTCGCAGGAACTTTATGAGGCGGCAAACAACGCATTGCACACGGCAACAGCCAATGGCGGCAATCAAGTCGCGTAG
- a CDS encoding PAS domain S-box protein has product MLKDNPGFVSPITHPPRQSYRGLLHIIGLALAYLIASKLSYFTRIPPGYAATIWPPAGIALAAMLVYGYRIWPGVMLGTLMVNGLISEVIGSITENLLSVLINLAISCGATLQALAGTYLVKRFAGYPNGLIKAKDIIRFWLTGGVLAALINSTLAVTLFVAIGTTAAADFVANWATWWLGDALGIILFTPLMLAWLCQADSAWHNRKGLITLPMVVMFILTIGATYYQNKNSQQRLRLMLDQEVQTFSVALENSFLTHINALRALGSFYKSSTEVTRADFKSFTTDALDQLPGIQALSWTTVILDSQRDAYEATIKNEGYPNFEITEQDANQQRLTAENRPEYAPITFIEPSQGNEKFLGFDNYANALRREALERARDSGDIALTARIVLLQGQNRHYGVLAIMPVYGNGRPHQTVKERRQNVTGYLVAAFKIDAIITAALKTSQTAKLSYRLLDQSAPAAEQLLFVNGQPEPSAWVVQKENFFNGPRDLLSATTLNLGGRSWRFEITVTPNYIAQHHSDSAWLLLLSGFLLTCFVNAFSLMASGQGRLLQLQLIKRTSALKVSKRRFDSTFNNAPFAIAHLSPQGDCLEINQRFCEFIGYSNAEALTIPCLQLMHPDHHQLNNEKIAQCLSGEISGFTLESQYQHKLGHHLWGNLTVKLIRNEAGRPDYFIKMIEDITVRKAIEKALYKADILKNAIVNSSTFSSIATDAKGIIQIFNRGAENMLGYQADEVLNQLTPADFSDPKELLNRAIALSEEQSAFITPGFEALVFKASRGIEDIYELTYIRKNGSSFPAVVSITALRDDDDDDVIIGYLLITIDNTVKKQAEDTIRILSLAVEQSPNSVTITDRNGIIEYVNAVLIKTSGYRSDELIGKHQSIIASGKTSEAVYMDMRSALSRGEIWRGEFINKSKSGVEYIVLTWISPIRQPDGCVTHYLELTEDITERKQNEAIIILAKERAEALAKSKSQFLANMSHEIRTPMNAIIGLSQLALNKKFSPEAVDYLDKINRASTSLLVILNDILDLSRLEVGRVTIEHKHFHLDGLLDTLHNLFDAAAKEKNLAFTIVLAGDVPLGLIGDAARLQQVLINLLGNAIKFTADGSVTMTIMLQQIDQSQARLLFSVADTGIGLSSQDQEKLFKPFSQVDDSITRRFGGSGLGLAISNNLLQLMGSRFTLDSTPGRGSCFSFELVMAVLPLTRPYKLESPTGRLASTLSDFSQLLAGTRILIAEDNLLNQQVVSEFLELSGISVKIANNGQEALTLLLEQGEFDAVLMDMHMPVMDGFKATRQMRNQLRFATLPVLALSAGVTQEEQEECLASGINDFISKPINPVKLLSTLAQWIKPDNSKIESLKEEVVAVPAIDTLPDFDQKNLLAMLGNNKELAMQLLLNFKHSMQNLPAELAELIASGSLVIAKEKIHSLKGVAGNFGAVRLYAATEILEAEFKKGLPTTAAINHFTAAFNQTMSVIEAQSPPDIVLPHNAGNRDELMLSAAELDELLKEQDFIPEDLLNTLKMHLATEQLELFIRLRKLIHDLDYKNARLLLQQLIMQPDNKDGL; this is encoded by the coding sequence ATGCTTAAAGATAATCCTGGCTTTGTATCGCCGATAACTCACCCACCGCGTCAATCTTATCGCGGGTTGCTGCACATTATCGGCCTGGCGCTCGCTTACCTGATAGCCAGCAAACTCAGTTATTTTACGAGGATTCCACCCGGCTATGCGGCAACTATTTGGCCGCCAGCCGGTATTGCCCTGGCGGCCATGTTGGTTTACGGCTACCGTATCTGGCCGGGCGTTATGCTGGGCACGTTAATGGTGAATGGTTTGATCTCGGAAGTGATCGGTTCGATTACAGAAAACCTGCTGTCGGTACTGATCAATTTAGCTATCAGTTGCGGTGCAACGCTGCAAGCGCTAGCAGGTACTTATCTCGTTAAACGTTTTGCCGGCTATCCCAACGGATTGATCAAGGCAAAGGATATTATTCGCTTCTGGCTGACGGGTGGCGTTCTTGCTGCGCTGATTAATTCCACGTTGGCAGTGACTCTGTTCGTCGCCATCGGCACCACAGCGGCAGCCGATTTTGTGGCTAACTGGGCCACTTGGTGGTTGGGAGATGCCTTGGGCATTATACTCTTTACGCCACTGATGCTAGCCTGGCTATGCCAGGCTGATTCAGCGTGGCACAACCGAAAAGGGCTGATTACCCTGCCAATGGTCGTCATGTTTATACTAACCATTGGCGCCACTTATTATCAAAATAAAAATAGCCAGCAGCGATTAAGGCTGATGTTGGACCAAGAAGTACAAACATTCAGCGTAGCGCTGGAAAACTCGTTTTTGACCCATATCAACGCGCTACGTGCTCTCGGCAGTTTCTATAAAAGCTCAACCGAGGTTACCCGGGCAGATTTTAAATCCTTCACTACGGATGCTTTGGACCAGTTACCGGGTATTCAGGCGCTGAGCTGGACTACCGTTATTTTGGACTCCCAACGGGATGCCTACGAAGCAACCATCAAAAACGAAGGCTACCCCAACTTTGAGATTACCGAACAAGATGCCAACCAACAGCGCTTAACAGCGGAAAATCGCCCGGAATATGCGCCCATCACTTTTATTGAACCTTCTCAAGGCAATGAAAAATTCCTGGGATTTGATAACTATGCCAATGCCCTGCGGCGAGAGGCTCTTGAGCGGGCAAGGGATAGCGGAGACATCGCTCTGACCGCGCGGATTGTTTTACTTCAGGGACAAAACCGGCACTATGGCGTACTCGCTATTATGCCCGTGTATGGCAACGGCCGCCCGCACCAAACCGTAAAAGAACGCCGTCAGAACGTGACCGGTTATCTCGTTGCCGCCTTTAAAATCGATGCTATTATCACAGCGGCACTTAAAACCTCACAAACTGCCAAATTGTCCTATCGCTTGCTAGACCAGAGTGCACCGGCCGCAGAGCAATTACTGTTTGTAAACGGCCAACCGGAACCGTCAGCCTGGGTGGTACAGAAAGAAAATTTTTTCAACGGTCCAAGAGATCTGCTCAGTGCGACAACGCTTAACCTGGGCGGTCGAAGCTGGCGGTTTGAAATCACCGTCACACCTAATTATATCGCCCAACACCACTCAGATAGCGCATGGTTACTATTATTGTCAGGCTTTCTGTTAACCTGTTTTGTGAATGCCTTCAGTTTGATGGCTTCCGGTCAAGGCCGCCTGCTCCAGTTACAGCTAATAAAGCGTACCTCTGCGCTAAAAGTCAGCAAGCGGCGCTTTGATTCCACGTTTAATAATGCACCATTCGCTATTGCCCATCTATCGCCACAGGGCGATTGTTTGGAAATCAATCAACGTTTTTGCGAGTTTATTGGTTATAGCAATGCCGAGGCGCTCACCATACCCTGCCTGCAATTGATGCATCCCGATCATCACCAGCTTAATAATGAGAAAATTGCGCAATGCCTGAGTGGTGAAATTTCAGGTTTTACTCTGGAAAGTCAATATCAACACAAGCTGGGGCATCACCTTTGGGGTAATCTAACGGTAAAATTAATCCGCAATGAAGCAGGCAGACCGGATTACTTTATTAAAATGATTGAGGATATCACGGTGCGTAAAGCCATTGAAAAGGCACTGTATAAAGCCGATATTCTAAAAAACGCGATTGTTAACAGTAGCACTTTTTCCAGTATCGCCACCGATGCCAAAGGCATTATTCAGATTTTTAACCGGGGCGCAGAAAATATGCTCGGCTATCAGGCCGATGAAGTACTAAACCAACTTACACCAGCGGATTTTTCCGACCCTAAGGAATTGCTAAACCGTGCAATCGCCTTAAGTGAAGAGCAGTCAGCTTTTATTACCCCCGGCTTTGAAGCGTTGGTATTCAAAGCTTCGCGTGGTATTGAAGATATTTACGAGTTAACCTATATCCGTAAAAATGGCAGCAGCTTTCCTGCGGTGGTTTCAATTACTGCGTTGCGTGATGATGATGATGATGATGTTATTATTGGTTACCTGTTGATAACCATCGATAATACCGTCAAAAAACAGGCCGAAGACACCATCAGAATACTGTCCCTGGCAGTAGAGCAAAGCCCCAATTCGGTGACCATCACTGACCGTAATGGCATAATTGAATATGTCAACGCGGTACTGATAAAAACTTCCGGTTATCGTTCTGATGAGCTTATCGGCAAGCATCAAAGCATAATCGCATCCGGCAAGACTTCAGAGGCAGTCTATATGGATATGCGGAGTGCTTTAAGTCGGGGCGAAATCTGGCGAGGCGAATTTATCAACAAAAGCAAATCCGGTGTTGAATACATAGTGTTAACCTGGATTTCGCCGATACGTCAGCCTGATGGCTGCGTCACCCATTATTTGGAACTTACAGAAGACATCACCGAGCGCAAGCAAAACGAAGCGATTATCATCCTGGCTAAAGAGCGGGCTGAAGCCTTGGCAAAATCAAAATCACAATTTCTTGCCAACATGTCCCACGAGATTCGCACGCCCATGAACGCAATCATCGGTCTGTCGCAACTGGCGCTAAACAAAAAATTTTCGCCTGAAGCAGTGGATTATCTGGATAAAATCAACCGTGCCTCGACCAGTCTATTGGTGATACTGAACGATATTCTGGACTTGTCCAGACTGGAAGTCGGGCGTGTCACCATTGAGCACAAACACTTTCACCTTGATGGACTACTCGATACGCTTCACAATCTGTTTGACGCAGCCGCTAAGGAAAAAAATCTGGCTTTCACTATTGTGCTGGCAGGTGATGTTCCATTGGGTTTAATCGGCGATGCCGCCAGATTGCAACAAGTATTAATTAACCTGCTCGGTAATGCCATCAAGTTTACCGCTGACGGCAGCGTAACTATGACCATCATGCTACAACAAATTGACCAGTCACAAGCGCGGTTATTATTTAGTGTAGCGGATACCGGTATCGGTTTGTCCAGCCAGGATCAGGAAAAGCTGTTTAAACCGTTCAGTCAAGTGGATGATTCTATCACCCGTCGTTTTGGGGGCTCAGGCCTTGGCCTGGCGATCAGTAATAATCTGTTGCAGCTTATGGGTAGCCGGTTTACGTTGGACAGTACGCCGGGACGCGGCAGTTGCTTTAGCTTTGAATTGGTCATGGCTGTTTTACCCTTAACCCGCCCCTATAAACTGGAGTCGCCCACGGGAAGATTGGCGTCGACATTAAGTGATTTTAGTCAATTACTGGCCGGCACCCGTATTCTGATCGCAGAAGACAATCTTTTAAATCAGCAAGTAGTCAGTGAATTTTTGGAATTATCGGGTATCAGCGTCAAGATTGCCAATAATGGTCAGGAGGCGCTGACATTACTGCTTGAGCAGGGCGAATTTGATGCGGTGTTGATGGACATGCACATGCCGGTGATGGATGGTTTTAAAGCCACCCGACAAATGCGCAACCAGCTTCGTTTTGCAACACTACCGGTGCTTGCACTGTCTGCCGGTGTAACCCAAGAGGAACAGGAGGAGTGCCTGGCCTCAGGAATTAACGATTTCATCAGTAAACCGATCAATCCGGTAAAACTGCTGTCAACGCTTGCACAGTGGATCAAACCCGATAACAGCAAAATCGAAAGCTTGAAGGAGGAAGTTGTGGCAGTGCCGGCTATCGATACGCTACCGGATTTCGACCAGAAAAATCTGTTGGCCATGCTCGGTAATAATAAAGAACTGGCAATGCAATTACTGCTTAACTTCAAGCATAGTATGCAAAACCTGCCCGCTGAACTTGCCGAGCTTATCGCCTCAGGATCACTGGTTATCGCTAAAGAAAAAATACACAGCCTTAAAGGTGTAGCCGGCAATTTTGGCGCAGTGCGATTGTATGCAGCAACCGAAATACTGGAAGCAGAATTTAAAAAAGGGCTACCCACAACGGCTGCTATCAACCACTTTACGGCAGCCTTTAATCAGACGATGTCGGTCATTGAGGCGCAGTCTCCTCCTGATATTGTATTGCCGCATAATGCCGGTAATCGTGACGAACTAATGCTGTCAGCTGCCGAACTTGACGAACTGCTCAAGGAGCAGGATTTCATTCCTGAAGATTTGTTGAACACGCTAAAAATGCATCTGGCCACAGAACAGCTTGAGCTGTTTATTCGCCTACGTAAACTAATCCACGATCTTGACTATAAAAATGCACGGCTACTGCTGCAACAACTCATAATGCAACCAGACAATAAAGATGGCTTATGA
- a CDS encoding cupin domain-containing protein, with the protein MKEITVNSNPGEALLKKMGVANWPTWQKEVSTFPWEFVTTETSFILEGECVMTPADGGPSITFKAGDLVVFPLGYKGTWEVKKALKKSYRHSGGKLVKCFFNRLTIFSNFAKSIMK; encoded by the coding sequence ATGAAAGAAATTACAGTTAATAGCAACCCCGGCGAAGCACTTTTAAAAAAAATGGGCGTTGCTAACTGGCCAACATGGCAAAAAGAAGTATCTACATTCCCATGGGAATTTGTTACTACAGAAACATCATTTATTTTAGAAGGTGAATGTGTCATGACACCTGCAGATGGTGGCCCTTCAATTACTTTCAAAGCGGGTGACTTAGTGGTATTTCCATTAGGCTACAAAGGTACTTGGGAAGTGAAAAAAGCACTTAAAAAGAGCTACAGACACAGCGGCGGTAAACTTGTTAAATGTTTTTTTAACCGTTTGACCATATTTTCAAATTTCGCTAAATCAATCATGAAATGA
- a CDS encoding ISNCY family transposase, with translation MRKVFSPQMSIGQRDIADIKIDVSSRDDIPIILLGLQHIYTTQPLRDAVFKILEDVVPTKIDAEVTKIVAIDKGRPGMNQWSILVLGSLRVGLNTDYDRILELANQHNTLREMLGLGCFDADKRYRLQTLKDNLKLFTPAIMARISTEVIRAGYQLLDLDIHALIRGRCDSFVLKTNVHFPTDISLLHDAIRILIRTCVKWSLQHALPEWRLHKHNLSKFKRRYRTLQKLKHSTSKNDAIKAAKALEIKQAYQDYIDLAGFYLERTKASMLTLKNHFHIPEVLLTDLSTFSLHAERQIEQIRRRAIQGETIPHDEKVFSLFQTHTEWISKGKAGVPVELGLRVCIMEDHQGFILHSQVMQKTTDDKVAVPMVKATQVKFPSFNACSFDKGFHSPANQTDLKALLEQVVLPKKGKLSKADQNREYTAEFKQAKKQHSAVESAINALEVHGLDKCLDHGIEAFERYVGLAVLSRNIQKLGTIKRDMERLRLVNEQQKLAA, from the coding sequence ATGAGAAAGGTATTTTCTCCACAAATGAGCATCGGTCAACGCGATATTGCTGATATCAAAATAGATGTTTCCTCCCGTGATGACATTCCGATCATCTTGCTGGGCTTGCAACACATTTATACGACTCAGCCATTAAGGGATGCTGTTTTTAAAATACTGGAGGATGTGGTGCCTACTAAAATTGACGCCGAAGTGACAAAAATCGTTGCCATCGACAAAGGCCGCCCCGGTATGAATCAATGGTCGATTTTGGTGTTAGGATCGCTACGCGTAGGACTGAATACAGACTATGATCGCATTCTGGAGTTGGCCAATCAGCATAACACCCTACGTGAAATGCTCGGTCTTGGTTGCTTTGATGCCGACAAACGCTATCGCCTGCAAACCTTGAAAGACAATCTCAAGCTGTTTACGCCAGCGATCATGGCGCGTATTAGTACTGAAGTTATTCGAGCCGGCTATCAATTACTGGATCTGGATATTCATGCGCTGATCAGAGGCCGTTGCGATTCTTTTGTGTTAAAAACCAACGTGCATTTTCCAACCGATATCAGTTTACTGCATGATGCGATCCGGATTCTGATTCGGACGTGCGTCAAATGGAGCTTGCAACATGCCTTGCCTGAATGGCGATTGCATAAGCACAACCTGTCTAAATTTAAAAGGCGGTATCGCACGCTGCAAAAACTCAAACATTCCACGTCAAAAAATGACGCTATCAAGGCCGCCAAAGCACTTGAGATCAAACAGGCCTACCAGGACTATATTGATTTGGCAGGGTTTTATCTTGAGCGCACTAAAGCCAGTATGTTGACGTTAAAAAATCACTTTCACATACCAGAAGTGTTGCTTACCGATCTGAGCACTTTTAGCCTGCATGCCGAACGTCAAATCGAGCAGATTAGACGTCGCGCTATTCAAGGAGAAACCATTCCCCATGATGAAAAAGTCTTTTCCCTGTTCCAGACCCACACCGAATGGATCAGCAAAGGCAAAGCCGGAGTCCCGGTTGAACTGGGCTTGCGGGTCTGTATCATGGAAGACCATCAGGGCTTTATATTGCACAGTCAAGTCATGCAAAAGACTACCGACGACAAAGTCGCCGTGCCGATGGTTAAAGCGACTCAAGTAAAATTCCCAAGTTTTAACGCCTGTAGCTTTGACAAAGGTTTCCACAGTCCGGCCAATCAAACCGACCTGAAAGCCCTCCTTGAGCAAGTCGTTTTACCCAAAAAAGGCAAGCTATCCAAAGCCGACCAGAATCGTGAATACACCGCGGAATTTAAACAGGCAAAAAAGCAACATTCCGCCGTAGAATCGGCTATTAATGCGTTAGAAGTACATGGGCTGGATAAGTGCCTTGATCATGGCATTGAAGCCTTCGAGCGTTATGTTGGCTTAGCCGTGTTATCGCGTAACATTCAAAAGCTCGGCACAATTAAACGCGACATGGAACGGCTAAGGCTTGTTAACGAGCAACAAAAACTAGCTGCCTGA
- a CDS encoding SEC-C metal-binding domain-containing protein: MEINLGLRHKRSTPPPSYHPDIQEAVHGLRSLFNLEDTGSDDFSDSPEIRPATKVGRNDPCPCGSRKKFNKCRLH; the protein is encoded by the coding sequence ATGGAAATCAACCTGGGTTTAAGACATAAACGGTCTACACCGCCACCAAGCTATCATCCTGACATCCAAGAAGCCGTTCACGGTTTGAGATCGCTATTCAACTTGGAGGACACCGGTTCAGATGATTTTTCTGATTCGCCAGAAATAAGACCAGCAACCAAGGTAGGCCGGAACGATCCTTGTCCCTGCGGCAGTCGCAAGAAATTTAACAAATGCCGCCTACATTAA
- the thrH gene encoding bifunctional phosphoserine phosphatase/homoserine phosphotransferase ThrH: MMSYLFTKQSLRSPNIACIDLEGVLAPEMWPHVGLCAGIPELFVTTREEPDYLQLMRRRIALLRQHGLKLIDVQRIVATLPVLDGAVDFVLALRRDYRVLVVSDAFTELAAQFCTQLGEPELQCHRLSVASDGFIDGCHFLPRRGKEETARAFQEAGHHILAVGDAFNDLAMLHLADLGFLFRPSQQTINAAGDLRVVGCYDEILRAIEDSQVL; this comes from the coding sequence ATGATGTCTTATTTATTTACGAAGCAATCTTTACGGTCACCTAATATAGCATGTATTGATCTGGAGGGCGTACTGGCGCCAGAAATGTGGCCGCACGTCGGGCTATGCGCCGGCATTCCCGAGCTGTTCGTCACGACTCGGGAAGAACCGGATTATCTGCAGCTGATGCGGCGACGTATTGCATTGTTGCGGCAACATGGGCTAAAACTGATCGACGTTCAGCGCATCGTGGCCACTCTGCCGGTGCTGGATGGTGCAGTCGATTTCGTATTGGCGTTAAGGCGCGATTATCGTGTACTGGTGGTTTCTGACGCATTTACCGAACTGGCGGCCCAATTCTGCACACAGCTTGGTGAACCGGAACTTCAATGTCACCGACTCTCAGTCGCAAGTGATGGATTTATTGATGGTTGCCACTTCTTGCCACGACGAGGAAAAGAGGAAACTGCGCGTGCTTTTCAGGAGGCAGGACACCACATTCTCGCCGTGGGAGATGCCTTTAATGATCTGGCCATGCTGCACTTGGCCGACCTTGGGTTTTTATTTCGTCCATCGCAACAGACTATCAATGCCGCTGGCGACTTGCGGGTAGTTGGATGTTATGACGAAATACTGCGAGCCATCGAGGATAGCCAAGTCCTCTAA